Within Sulfurovum xiamenensis, the genomic segment GGGGAAAGACGTGAAAAAATTTTATATTGCAACAGACCATGCAGGATATGCACTTAAAGCCTATGTTAAAGACTTTGTGAGATCATTAGGACATGAGATCATTGATCTTGGCCCGGACTCTGCAGACAGAGTGGACTACCCCGATTTCGCAAAAAAGTGTGCAGATGCCGTACTTGCTGACAAGGGCAGTTTTGGTATTCTTATTTGTGGTACCGGGATCGGTATCTCTATCGCTGCGAACAAAGTAACTGGTATACGTGCAGCACTTTGCCATGATACCTATACGGCAAAGCTCACAAGACAGCACAATGATGCAAATATCCTTTGCTTTGGCGAACGTGTCGTAGGTAAAGGTGTGATAGAAGATATGATAGAAACGTTTGCTAGCACAGAATTTGAAGGCGGTAGACATACCGGACGTGTCGCAAAGATAGAAAGTGTTTGTGCTTTCGGTTCCGACTTAGGTTAGTATTTACTGCATAGTATCCAAAGGGCTTACTGCCCTATCCTTATTCCTCTCTTCTATAACGTACATATAGACCATTGAAGTCTCTATAGATTTACTAAATCATTGTATATTTTCAAGATCACACTTTTTCTCATACATAGATAATGAGATAAGAAATTGTAATAAATGTATATTTATTCCACAAAAAATACTAAAACAGTCAATACTTAATAATACTTCTTGCAATAGCAAGACATTTTATCATATACTATATAGTATGTACAAAGATTGGCAAGACATATGTTCAGAGTTGTCATATAAGATATAGAAAAACTCATCTAAGACAACCTCTGTAATCATGGATCAAATATGTTATACATTATCAATAAGGGAAAAGGGTAACAACAATGACAAATTGGATGGACGACGCGGAAATCGATTATGTAAAACAAGAAAAAGATAAGATTTTGTATAAAGAACTAGGAGAGAAACTAGAGGATCTGGATAGAGAACATGATCTTGCATTATGGGCACTTAAAGAAGCAAACGACGTAGTAGACGCTCTTTGGGAAAGAAGACAAAAAGTTAAAAGAGAGTTGAGAAATGTTTCTCGAAGACTTAGAGAGAGGACTATGAGTAGAACCATGTATACAATTGATTTCAGGTCAGAAATGGAACTCTACTCTCCAAAGATCGTCTTTGAAAATATACATATCATCTCTGCTATTTTCAGTGACGGGGCAATAAAGATAGAAAGGGCTCTACAGGCAAGGATCAAAGATGAACTTACATGGAATGAGATCTTCTCATATATTGAGCCTATGGAGATCTATGTGATCTTGAAAACCATTATACTCAAAAGATTCTATAAAGATACAGCCTATACGATAGGTGGTAATATGGATGAGGATAAGGTAAAGAACATTGAGAAAAAAGCATTTGAAAAAATGAGAACGATCTCTTTTATAGAAAATATCTACAAATAGGTCTGTACTACATTCGATACAACCTTCAAGCAACTATGCTA encodes:
- the rpiB gene encoding ribose 5-phosphate isomerase B; this encodes MKKFYIATDHAGYALKAYVKDFVRSLGHEIIDLGPDSADRVDYPDFAKKCADAVLADKGSFGILICGTGIGISIAANKVTGIRAALCHDTYTAKLTRQHNDANILCFGERVVGKGVIEDMIETFASTEFEGGRHTGRVAKIESVCAFGSDLG